Proteins encoded together in one Quercus lobata isolate SW786 chromosome 3, ValleyOak3.0 Primary Assembly, whole genome shotgun sequence window:
- the LOC115980640 gene encoding uncharacterized protein LOC115980640 yields MECITTVSYSILVNREPKGLTKPSRGLRQGDPLSPYLFLFCAEGLNAILRKAALNGEIQGFSASCNGPKITHLFFADDCLLFCRSTLEECEKIQELLSLYEAALGQMLNKNKTTLFFSRNTDEQMKEAIKSSLNVPAIQHYEKYSGLPSFVGRAKKQGFTHLKERIWAKMQGWKEKLLSQTGKEVMIKAVVQSIPTYSMSVFKIPVGLCKDIEAMIRRFWWGQGDSKKIYWVKWSTLCSSKTVGGMGFRDIQKFNNALLAKQVWRLLHQKETLLYKVFSAKYFPMGNILEALVHPKCSYAWRSILQARDVVHRGAMWRVGDGSSIAIWGQRWLPDQPNGRVISPKLASTMTCVKDLFYLGTRIWDPGLLERTFVPWEAELIKNIPISEGWSEDLLIWPLTPDGHYSVRSAYHILSEDESRQEPGSSSSKNSHQDVRPRIGGTSTRWISPQDTFYKANFDAAIFEDLGCAGLGVVIRDCHGHVIAALSQKIRKPNSGEAAEALAACRAVVFAKELCIFKVIVERDCLRVVQALKAKERCNTLYGNIIEDARNQSLSLQFCQFQHVRRDGNKLAHALATRAVSSADFDVWVEDLPSELEVVFQSDLP; encoded by the exons ATGGAGTGCATTACAACGGTATCTTACTCCATTTTGGTTAATAGGGAGCCAAAGGGCTTGACTAAACCTTCTAGGGGCTTGAGACAGGGTGATCCCCTTTCTCCATATCTGTTTCTCTTTTGTGCGGAAGGGTTGAATGCCATTCTCAGGAAAGCGGCTTTGAATGGGGAAATTCAAGGATTTTCTGCAAGTTGTAATGGACCTAAGATTACTCATCTTTTCTTTGCCGATGATTGTCTCTTGTTTTGCAGATCTACTTTGGAGGAGTGCGAGAAAATTCAAGAGCTTTTATCCTTGTATGAAGCTGCCTTGGGCCAAATGCTTAATAAGAATAAGACAACTTTGTTCTTTAGCAGAAATACTGATGAACAGATGAAGGAGGCAATCAAATCATCTCTAAATGTCCCAGCCATTCAACACTACGAGAAGTATTCAGGGCTCCCTTCTTTTGTAGGGAGAGCGAAAAAACAAGGCTTTACTCATTTGAAGGAAAGAATTTGGGCGAAGATGCAGGGGTGGAAGGAGAAATTATTGTCCCAAACTGGAAAAGAAGTCATGATCAAGGCGGTGGTTCAATCTATTCCCACATATTCCATGAGTGTCTTTAAAATACCGGTTGGGTTGTGTAAAGACATTGAAGCCATGATTCGaaggttttggtggggtcaaggGGATTCAAAGAAGATCTATTGGGTCAAGTGGAGTACTCTTTGTTCCTCAAAGACCGTGGGAGGTATGGGTTTTAGAGATATTCAGAAATTTAATAATGCTTTGCTTGCTAAACAGGTATGGCGTTTGCTTCACCAAAAGGAAACGTTGTTATATAAGGTTTTTAGTGCGAAGTATTTTCCAATGGGGAATATCCTTGAGGCTTTGGTTCATCCTAAATGCTCTTATGCATGGCGGAGTATATTGCAGGCGCGTGATGTAGTACATAGAGGTGCAATGTGGAGAGTTGGAGATGGGAGTTCCATTGCTATTTGGGGTCAAAGATGGCTGCCTGACCAACCTAATGGTAGAGTTATTTCACCAAAACTTGCTTCCACTATGACTTGTGTTAAGGATTTATTTTATCTTGGTACAAGGATTTGGGATCCAGGGCTATTGGAGAGGACCTTTGTGCCTTGGGAAGCTGAATTGATTAAAAATATCCCAATTAGTGAGGGGTGGTCAGAAGACTTGCTGATCTGGCCATTGACTCCAGATGGACACTATAGTGTTCGTAGTGCCTATCATATACTGTCTGAGGATGAAAGCAGGCAAGAACCGGGTTCGTCCTCCTCCAAAAATTCACATCAG GATGTCAGGCCGAGAATTGGAGGTACATCAACTCGCTGGATTTCTCCTCAGGATACGTTCTATAAAGCAAACTTTGATGCGGCTATATTTGAAGATTTGGGTTGTGCAGGTTTGGGAGTGGTGATCAGAGATTGTCATGGCCATGTTATAGCTGCCTTAAGTCAGAAAATCCGGAAGCCTAACTCAGGTGAAGCTGCTGAAGCATTAGCTGCTTGCCGAGCTGTTGTGTTCGCAAAAGAATTATGTATTTTTAAGGTGATTGTGGAACGGGATTGTTTGAGGGTGGTGCAAGCCTTGAAAGCAAAGGAGAGGTGTAACACTCTGTACGGGAATATAATTGAAGATGCGCGCAATCAAAGTTTGTCCTTACAGTTTTGTCAATTTCAGCATGTTCGCCGGGATGGTAATAAGTTGGCACATGCTCTAGCTACGAGAGCGGTTTCATCCGCAGATTTTGATGTATGGGTAGAAGATCTACCTAGTGAGTTGGAGGTTGTATTCCAATCTGATTTACCTTAA